In Thermoanaerobaculum aquaticum, one DNA window encodes the following:
- a CDS encoding nitrilase-related carbon-nitrogen hydrolase, giving the protein MRAYLSRFVCGQLEENLERLQFEVSRAAAEGADLVVFPELFLTGYRQSLEASRAREVFSQLSAAHPETLFVFGAVVEDGYNRLTVWQAGAEIAHYHKVHLFRPNREHELWKEGDRYVAVKLPWATLGLLTCNDVRFPEQARALVLQGGANLLVAVAWWPWRRDHVWRTLLQARAIENASWVLGCCIAACTNPQEPFAGAGNYAFDPLGNPIPTPNDVVFDLDLQNPPPLVVDPRETARDVTSVVTFTAISGGQR; this is encoded by the coding sequence ATGCGTGCCTACCTTTCCCGTTTTGTGTGTGGCCAGCTGGAGGAAAACCTCGAAAGATTGCAGTTTGAAGTGAGCCGGGCGGCGGCGGAAGGTGCCGATTTAGTGGTGTTCCCGGAGCTTTTTCTCACCGGCTACCGCCAAAGCCTGGAGGCTTCCCGGGCCCGGGAGGTCTTTTCCCAGCTTTCCGCTGCTCACCCGGAGACGCTGTTTGTGTTTGGCGCGGTGGTGGAAGATGGCTACAACCGGTTAACGGTTTGGCAAGCAGGGGCAGAAATCGCCCATTACCACAAGGTGCACCTCTTCCGCCCCAACCGGGAACACGAGCTGTGGAAGGAAGGGGACCGCTATGTGGCGGTGAAGCTCCCCTGGGCCACCCTGGGGCTTTTAACCTGCAACGACGTGCGCTTTCCCGAGCAAGCGCGGGCGCTGGTGCTCCAAGGTGGGGCAAACCTTCTGGTGGCGGTGGCGTGGTGGCCGTGGCGCCGGGATCACGTTTGGCGCACGCTGCTGCAAGCCCGGGCCATTGAAAACGCCTCGTGGGTTTTGGGCTGCTGCATAGCCGCCTGCACCAATCCCCAGGAGCCTTTTGCCGGCGCCGGCAACTACGCCTTCGATCCCCTGGGCAACCCCATTCCAACCCCCAACGACGTGGTGTTCGATTTGGATTTGCAAAACCCACCCCCGCTGGTGGTGGACCCCAGGGAAACAGCGAGAGACGTTACGAGCGTGGTGACGTTCACCGCAATCTCCGGAGGGCAGCGATGA
- a CDS encoding vWA domain-containing protein produces MLALVAQVPQFSEKVEVRRVVLQVRVLGADGSPILGLKANNFRVLVDGKEVIPDVVEWVDLSSTGKAPSGEKGAAPESQHLVVVLVQRDLQRARASGLLAFQGRAAEVVEGLPENFKVALLIQDSRLHLVQDFTQDHRRVAEILRQGLFRALPYRAGEPEGPSLRRFLDEETCARAATPEKGLRFLAQALASLPGHRQVILLGWGLGRFSYPGVYMPADYVAASALLEASGIPVFSLDITDADWHTLEIGLIHAAEDTGGLYAKTHLFPAQAQKKLAGALAGYYEVSFPRPEGPVGVHQVEVQLRGVQGNVFCRRTFADPPGLQLP; encoded by the coding sequence GTGCTGGCGCTCGTCGCGCAGGTCCCGCAGTTTTCCGAAAAAGTCGAGGTGCGGCGGGTGGTGCTCCAGGTGCGGGTGTTGGGCGCCGATGGTTCGCCTATTTTGGGCCTGAAAGCCAACAACTTCCGCGTTTTGGTGGACGGGAAAGAGGTCATCCCCGATGTGGTGGAGTGGGTGGATCTTTCCTCCACCGGGAAGGCCCCCTCGGGCGAGAAAGGAGCTGCCCCCGAAAGCCAGCACCTGGTGGTGGTGCTGGTGCAGCGGGATCTGCAAAGGGCGCGGGCTTCTGGCCTTTTGGCGTTTCAAGGCCGCGCTGCTGAGGTGGTGGAGGGGCTTCCGGAAAACTTCAAGGTGGCGCTCCTCATTCAGGATTCGCGCCTGCACCTGGTGCAGGACTTCACCCAAGATCACAGACGGGTGGCGGAAATCCTCCGTCAGGGGCTTTTCCGAGCCTTGCCCTATCGAGCGGGAGAGCCCGAAGGCCCCAGCTTGCGCCGCTTCCTTGACGAAGAAACCTGCGCCCGCGCCGCCACCCCGGAAAAAGGCTTGCGGTTTTTAGCCCAGGCCCTGGCGAGCCTCCCCGGCCACAGACAGGTGATCCTTCTGGGCTGGGGCCTGGGGCGATTCAGCTATCCCGGGGTGTACATGCCCGCCGATTATGTGGCTGCCTCCGCGCTCCTGGAAGCCTCCGGGATTCCGGTGTTTTCCCTGGACATCACCGATGCCGACTGGCACACCCTGGAAATTGGCCTCATTCACGCCGCCGAGGACACCGGCGGGCTTTACGCCAAAACCCATCTTTTCCCGGCCCAAGCGCAAAAAAAGCTGGCAGGCGCTTTGGCCGGTTATTACGAGGTGAGCTTCCCCCGCCCCGAGGGACCGGTGGGCGTGCATCAGGTGGAGGTTCAGCTGCGCGGGGTGCAGGGCAACGTGTTTTGCCGGCGCACCTTTGCCGATCCCCCGGGTCTTCAGCTACCCTAG